In Pseudomonas hamedanensis, a single window of DNA contains:
- the zapE gene encoding cell division protein ZapE — protein sequence MNFDSPLSAWQHAVQHKGFIQDEAQEHAVWALQKCHEALHSGARSVSGVYLWGPVGRGKTWLMDQFYQSLRVPARRQHFHHFMGWVHQRSFQLTGIADPLRALARELAAEVRVLCFDELFVNDIGDAIILGRLFQVMFDEGVVVVCTSNLPPDDLYADGFNRDRFTPAIAAIKAHMQVVAVNGAEDHRLHPGAIERRYFVGAAGSPSALSEVFNVLNAGQPAAAESVAVGHRVLNVVRASQTVLWCRYADLCEQPFAAMDFIALCDRYRAILLSEVPNLSARKREGRIARGTEDGAVRVIAGDRELPQLSVHDDGVRRFIALVDECYDRKVPLYIEAQVPMDALYTEGYLQFPFRRTLSRLQEMQLQRFAEA from the coding sequence ATGAATTTCGACTCCCCCCTGAGTGCTTGGCAACACGCGGTCCAACATAAGGGCTTCATCCAGGATGAAGCTCAGGAACACGCGGTCTGGGCGCTGCAAAAATGCCATGAAGCCTTGCACAGCGGTGCCCGCTCCGTCAGCGGTGTGTACTTGTGGGGCCCGGTCGGACGCGGCAAGACCTGGCTGATGGATCAGTTCTATCAGAGCCTGCGCGTGCCCGCCCGGCGCCAGCACTTTCACCACTTCATGGGGTGGGTGCATCAGCGCTCGTTTCAACTGACCGGCATCGCTGATCCCTTGCGGGCATTGGCGCGCGAATTGGCCGCAGAGGTCCGCGTGCTGTGCTTCGATGAGCTGTTCGTCAACGATATTGGCGACGCGATTATTCTCGGGCGCCTGTTTCAGGTCATGTTCGACGAAGGCGTAGTGGTGGTCTGTACCTCCAACCTGCCGCCGGACGATCTGTATGCCGATGGCTTCAACCGCGACCGGTTTACCCCCGCGATTGCCGCGATCAAGGCGCACATGCAAGTGGTCGCAGTGAACGGCGCCGAGGATCACCGCCTGCATCCGGGCGCCATTGAACGGCGTTATTTTGTCGGTGCGGCCGGATCACCGAGCGCATTGTCCGAGGTGTTCAACGTACTGAATGCCGGGCAACCGGCCGCTGCCGAGTCCGTTGCCGTGGGTCACCGAGTGCTCAATGTGGTGCGGGCCAGCCAAACCGTGCTGTGGTGCCGTTACGCTGATCTGTGCGAGCAACCGTTCGCCGCGATGGACTTCATCGCGCTGTGCGACCGCTACCGGGCTATTCTGTTGAGCGAAGTGCCGAACCTGAGTGCGCGCAAGCGCGAGGGGCGCATTGCTCGCGGCACCGAAGATGGCGCCGTACGGGTGATCGCAGGTGATCGCGAACTGCCGCAGTTGTCGGTGCACGACGATGGCGTACGTCGATTCATCGCACTGGTGGACGAGTGCTACGACCGTAAAGTGCCGTTGTACATCGAGGCACAGGTGCCGATGGATGCGCTGTACACCGAGGGTTATCTGCAGTTCCCGTTCCGCCGCACCCTCAGCCGTCTACAAGAGATGCAACTGCAGCGTTTCGCCGAAGCTTGA
- a CDS encoding phosphoethanolamine transferase CptA, whose translation MALFKRSKTTATGFDWAGFLWLFVFFWYFSGITQLLIQLTGTSGFTGFRQAFVMSAIWLAPMLLFPRHTRLLAALIGVVLWACSMASLGYFFIYEQEFSQSVIFIMFESNISEAGEYMTQYFAWWMVPAFLAHTAFAYFLWTRLRPVYMPRGRAFVAAMAILIAVIGYPLVKQTMRMGSFAQGFEKFETRIEPAVPWQMVVAYHRYQETLADMQGMLHNVSKIPPLKNLKDASANQPATLVLVIGESTNRQRMSLYGYQRNTTPELDKLKDQLAVFNNVVTPRPYTIEALQQVLTFADEEHPDLYLTTPSLVSVMKQAGYKTFWITNQQTMTKRNTMLTTFSEQADEQVYLNNNRNQNAAQYDGDVIEPFNKALADAAPRKLIVVHLLGTHMSYQYRYPPTFDMFQDRQGVPAGVRDDQVPTYNSYDNAVLYNDFVVSSLIKDYAKSDPNGFLLYLSDHGEDVFDSVGHKTLGRNENKPTAPMYTIPFMAWASPKWKETHDWNFAADLERPYSSSHLIHTWADMAGLSFDELDRSKSLVSDSFKVRPLLIGDPYQTQQRALIDFSLMKPKKPGDTVAEAAKQ comes from the coding sequence ATGGCATTGTTCAAACGCAGCAAAACGACTGCGACAGGTTTCGACTGGGCTGGTTTTCTCTGGCTGTTCGTATTTTTCTGGTACTTCTCCGGTATCACCCAACTGTTGATTCAGTTGACCGGCACTTCCGGCTTCACCGGTTTCCGCCAGGCGTTTGTCATGAGCGCGATCTGGCTGGCGCCGATGTTGCTTTTCCCCAGACACACCCGCTTGCTCGCCGCCCTGATCGGCGTGGTGCTATGGGCCTGCTCGATGGCCAGCCTTGGCTATTTCTTCATCTATGAGCAGGAGTTCTCCCAGAGCGTCATCTTCATCATGTTCGAATCGAACATCTCTGAAGCTGGCGAGTACATGACCCAGTACTTTGCCTGGTGGATGGTTCCGGCGTTCCTCGCGCATACCGCATTCGCTTACTTCCTGTGGACTCGTCTGCGCCCGGTGTACATGCCGCGTGGCCGCGCCTTCGTTGCGGCGATGGCGATTCTGATCGCGGTGATCGGCTACCCACTGGTCAAACAGACAATGCGCATGGGCTCTTTCGCCCAGGGCTTCGAAAAATTCGAAACCCGTATCGAGCCGGCCGTGCCTTGGCAGATGGTCGTGGCGTATCACCGTTATCAGGAAACCCTCGCCGACATGCAGGGCATGCTGCACAACGTGAGCAAGATCCCTCCGCTGAAAAACCTCAAGGACGCCTCCGCCAATCAGCCGGCGACGCTGGTGCTGGTCATCGGCGAATCGACCAACCGTCAGCGCATGAGCCTCTACGGCTATCAGCGCAACACCACGCCGGAACTGGACAAGCTCAAGGACCAACTGGCGGTGTTCAACAACGTCGTCACCCCTCGCCCGTATACCATCGAGGCGTTGCAGCAGGTGCTGACCTTCGCTGACGAAGAGCATCCGGACCTGTACCTGACGACTCCGTCGCTGGTCAGCGTAATGAAACAGGCCGGGTACAAAACGTTCTGGATCACCAACCAGCAGACCATGACCAAGCGCAACACCATGCTCACGACCTTCTCCGAACAGGCCGACGAGCAGGTGTACCTGAACAACAACCGCAACCAGAACGCCGCGCAATACGATGGCGACGTCATCGAGCCGTTCAACAAGGCTCTGGCTGACGCGGCGCCGCGCAAGCTGATCGTCGTGCATTTGCTTGGCACGCACATGAGCTACCAGTACCGCTATCCGCCGACGTTCGACATGTTCCAGGATCGCCAGGGCGTACCGGCGGGCGTGCGGGACGACCAGGTGCCGACCTACAACAGCTATGACAACGCCGTGCTGTACAACGACTTTGTCGTGTCGAGCCTGATCAAGGATTACGCCAAATCTGATCCGAACGGCTTCCTGCTGTACCTCTCGGACCACGGTGAAGACGTGTTCGACTCGGTCGGCCACAAAACCCTGGGCCGCAACGAAAACAAACCGACTGCGCCGATGTACACCATTCCGTTCATGGCCTGGGCATCGCCGAAGTGGAAGGAAACCCACGACTGGAACTTCGCCGCCGACCTGGAGCGACCGTACAGCAGCTCGCACCTGATCCACACCTGGGCCGACATGGCCGGCCTGAGCTTCGACGAACTCGACCGCAGCAAGAGCCTGGTCAGCGACAGCTTCAAGGTTCGCCCGTTGCTGATTGGTGATCCGTACCAGACCCAGCAGCGCGCGTTGATTGATTTCAGTTTGATGAAGCCGAAGAAGCCTGGAGACACCGTCGCAGAGGCGGCAAAGCAGTAA
- a CDS encoding GNAT family N-acetyltransferase, translated as MDSAEILVLQASYTNPLHAEAIGIVLNHYAEDPMGGGHPIAPELLQRLPEELARRPYAFSVLAFVGGEPAGLVNCFEGFSTFACKPLVNVHDVAVVGKFRGLGLSQKMLCKVEDIARQRGCCKITLEVLAGNAVAQGAYRKFGFAPGMFNPDHGQMLFWIKNLQA; from the coding sequence ATGGATTCCGCAGAAATTCTTGTGCTTCAGGCCAGCTACACCAATCCGTTACACGCCGAGGCCATCGGTATCGTGCTCAATCATTATGCAGAAGACCCCATGGGCGGCGGACACCCGATCGCCCCGGAGCTGTTGCAACGCCTGCCCGAAGAACTTGCGCGGCGGCCCTATGCTTTCAGCGTGCTGGCGTTTGTCGGGGGCGAGCCGGCCGGTCTGGTGAACTGTTTCGAGGGCTTTTCAACCTTTGCCTGCAAACCGCTGGTCAATGTCCACGATGTCGCGGTGGTCGGCAAATTCCGCGGCCTCGGCCTGAGCCAGAAAATGCTGTGCAAGGTCGAGGACATCGCTCGTCAGCGCGGTTGCTGCAAGATCACCCTGGAAGTCCTCGCAGGCAACGCCGTGGCACAAGGCGCTTACCGCAAATTCGGTTTCGCCCCGGGGATGTTCAATCCCGATCATGGGCAGATGCTGTTCTGGATCAAGAACCTGCAGGCATAA
- a CDS encoding glucose 1-dehydrogenase — MTDYPKPPFPQQAQPVPGSQRKMEPYPDCGEQSYVGSGRLSGKIALITGADSGIGRAVAIAFAREGADVAVAYLNEHEDAQETARWVEQAGRQCLLLPGDIAEKAHCQALVDKTVERFGRIDVLVNNAAFQMTHENFEDIPDDEWVMTFDVNITAIFRLCQAAIKHMRPGSSIINTSSVNSDMPKPTLLAYATTKGAIANFTGGLAQMLGPKEIRVNSVAPGPIWTPLIVSTMPEEEVQNFGGNTPLGRPGQPVEVAPIYVLLASDQASYITGQRYGVTGGKPML; from the coding sequence ATGACTGACTATCCAAAACCACCCTTCCCCCAACAAGCCCAACCGGTGCCCGGCTCGCAGCGTAAAATGGAACCGTACCCCGACTGCGGCGAGCAAAGCTACGTTGGCTCCGGGCGACTGAGCGGCAAGATCGCCCTGATCACCGGCGCTGACAGCGGCATCGGCCGCGCGGTGGCGATTGCCTTTGCCCGTGAGGGCGCCGACGTCGCCGTCGCCTACCTCAACGAACACGAAGACGCCCAGGAAACCGCACGCTGGGTTGAACAGGCCGGGCGTCAATGCCTATTGCTGCCTGGCGATATCGCCGAAAAAGCCCATTGCCAGGCGCTGGTCGACAAGACCGTTGAACGCTTCGGGCGTATTGACGTGCTAGTGAACAACGCAGCGTTCCAGATGACCCACGAGAACTTCGAAGACATCCCCGATGACGAATGGGTGATGACCTTCGACGTCAACATCACCGCGATCTTCCGCTTGTGCCAGGCGGCGATCAAACACATGCGTCCCGGTTCATCGATCATCAACACCAGTTCGGTCAATTCGGACATGCCCAAACCCACCCTGCTCGCCTACGCCACCACCAAAGGCGCCATCGCCAACTTCACCGGTGGCCTGGCGCAGATGCTCGGGCCTAAGGAAATCCGCGTGAACAGCGTGGCACCCGGACCGATCTGGACGCCGTTGATCGTCTCGACCATGCCCGAGGAAGAAGTGCAGAACTTCGGTGGCAACACGCCACTCGGCCGCCCCGGCCAGCCGGTGGAAGTCGCGCCGATCTACGTGCTGCTGGCGTCGGATCAAGCCAGTTACATCACCGGCCAGCGCTACGGCGTGACCGGCGGCAAACCGATGCTGTAA
- a CDS encoding Yip1 family protein gives MSAPIVKLFTQPNFAWTDIRREEEAHPRHYLAHLLVLALIPAVCLFVGTTYVGWSLAAGETVKLSAASAVQLCVLLYLTIVIGVALMGGFIRWMSRSFDTRPTPNQCIGFAAYTVTPFFIAGIAGLYPSRWLAILVLGAASVYSTFLLFVGLPTFMHERREQGLLYSASVWGVGLLVLVTILVSMILLWFNVLTPEYLRTHAG, from the coding sequence ATGTCCGCACCGATCGTCAAACTCTTCACCCAACCCAATTTCGCCTGGACCGATATCCGCCGCGAAGAAGAGGCTCATCCGCGCCACTATCTTGCGCATTTGCTGGTCCTGGCGCTGATTCCTGCTGTCTGCCTGTTCGTCGGCACCACCTATGTCGGCTGGAGCCTCGCCGCGGGTGAGACGGTCAAGCTGAGCGCCGCGAGCGCTGTTCAGTTGTGCGTTTTGCTGTACCTGACCATAGTTATCGGCGTGGCGTTGATGGGCGGTTTCATCCGCTGGATGTCGCGCTCCTTCGATACCCGCCCGACGCCAAATCAGTGCATCGGCTTTGCCGCCTACACCGTGACGCCTTTTTTCATCGCCGGAATCGCCGGCCTTTACCCAAGCCGCTGGCTGGCCATTCTGGTGCTGGGGGCGGCATCGGTGTATTCGACGTTCCTGTTGTTCGTCGGTCTGCCGACGTTCATGCATGAACGCCGGGAGCAAGGCCTGTTGTACTCGGCGAGTGTCTGGGGCGTCGGTCTGCTGGTGCTGGTGACAATCCTGGTGTCGATGATCCTGCTGTGGTTCAACGTGCTCACGCCTGAGTATTTGCGCACCCATGCGGGTTGA
- a CDS encoding DinB family protein: MSQPLSHHLLTMAYQNAWANHRLAKAWIQLDAAELAAPRVSFFPGIRLTLNHILTCDWFYVDALERELRGDEPHPDCYVFFNQDEPFTEAASLRDEQARVDRRLIAYCEQLRDAELTRIVTIARDAPQHDSRLRLLSHLFEHQIHHRGQVHAMLSGTSIEPPQLDEFFCAGESALRAEDFAELGWTEELIWGH, from the coding sequence ATGAGCCAACCGCTGTCCCATCATTTGCTGACCATGGCCTATCAAAATGCCTGGGCCAATCATCGTCTGGCCAAGGCCTGGATCCAGCTCGACGCCGCTGAACTGGCGGCGCCACGGGTGAGCTTCTTTCCAGGCATCCGCCTGACGCTCAACCACATTCTCACCTGCGACTGGTTTTACGTCGATGCGCTGGAGCGAGAGCTGCGCGGTGACGAGCCGCACCCGGACTGCTACGTGTTCTTCAATCAGGACGAGCCATTTACCGAAGCCGCCTCGTTGCGCGACGAGCAGGCCCGCGTCGACCGACGGTTGATCGCTTATTGCGAACAACTGCGCGATGCCGAGCTGACGCGAATCGTCACCATTGCGCGCGACGCACCGCAACATGACAGTCGTCTGCGTCTGCTGTCGCATCTGTTCGAGCATCAGATCCATCATCGGGGTCAGGTCCATGCGATGCTCAGCGGGACGTCGATCGAACCACCGCAACTGGATGAATTTTTCTGTGCCGGCGAAAGCGCACTGCGCGCCGAAGACTTTGCCGAACTGGGCTGGACCGAGGAACTGATCTGGGGACATTGA
- the gnd gene encoding phosphogluconate dehydrogenase (NAD(+)-dependent, decarboxylating) codes for MQLGIIGLGRMGGNIARRLMLNGHTTVVYDRNTAFIDTLAAEGAMGVADLPALVAGLDKPRAVWVMLPAGAPTEETIDTLSNLLEAGDTIIDGGNTNYKDDIRRAKTLGEKGLHYIDVGTSGGVWGLERGYCMMIGGDAETVKRLDPLFAALAPGMGDIPRTRDRKSDDHRAEHGYIHAGPAGAGHFVKMIHNGIEYGMMAAFAEGFDILKTKSSERLPEDQRFDLNVADIAEVWRRGSVVSSWLLDLTADALASDPKLDGFSGSVADSGEGQWTIEAAMEQAVPVPVLSNSLFSRYRSRGQGTFGDKILSAQRFGFGGHVETAKK; via the coding sequence ATGCAACTCGGGATTATTGGACTGGGCCGCATGGGCGGTAATATTGCGCGGCGCCTGATGCTCAACGGTCACACCACCGTTGTTTACGACCGCAATACCGCTTTCATCGACACCCTGGCCGCCGAGGGCGCCATGGGCGTCGCCGACCTGCCGGCCCTGGTGGCCGGTCTGGACAAGCCACGCGCCGTCTGGGTCATGCTGCCGGCCGGTGCGCCGACCGAAGAGACCATCGACACCCTGAGCAATCTGCTTGAAGCCGGCGACACCATCATCGACGGCGGCAACACCAATTATAAAGATGACATCCGCCGGGCCAAGACTTTGGGCGAGAAGGGCCTTCACTACATCGACGTCGGCACTTCCGGCGGCGTCTGGGGCCTGGAGCGCGGCTACTGCATGATGATCGGTGGCGACGCCGAGACGGTTAAGCGTCTTGACCCACTGTTCGCCGCTCTGGCACCGGGCATGGGCGACATCCCGCGTACCAGGGATCGCAAATCCGACGACCACCGCGCCGAACACGGCTACATCCACGCAGGTCCCGCCGGCGCCGGGCACTTCGTCAAGATGATCCATAACGGCATCGAGTACGGCATGATGGCCGCGTTCGCCGAAGGCTTCGACATCCTCAAGACCAAATCCAGCGAGCGCCTGCCGGAAGATCAGCGTTTCGACCTGAACGTGGCCGACATTGCCGAGGTCTGGCGTCGCGGCAGCGTGGTGTCCTCGTGGCTGCTCGACCTGACCGCCGATGCGCTGGCCAGCGACCCGAAACTCGACGGTTTCTCCGGCTCCGTAGCGGACAGCGGCGAAGGCCAATGGACCATCGAGGCGGCCATGGAGCAAGCGGTGCCGGTGCCGGTGCTGTCCAACTCGCTGTTCTCGCGCTACCGCTCGCGCGGCCAGGGCACCTTCGGCGACAAGATCCTGTCCGCACAGCGTTTCGGCTTCGGCGGCCACGTGGAGACAGCCAAGAAATGA
- a CDS encoding DUF6026 family protein, translated as MGTVHTAMPPQTLYVTIRRDELRQLKDERDQLKHELAQLRALTQDAQPQPRPVVLRAPNA; from the coding sequence ATGGGCACAGTACACACAGCAATGCCGCCACAAACCCTCTACGTCACGATCCGTCGCGATGAATTGCGTCAGTTGAAAGACGAGCGCGATCAGTTGAAACACGAGTTGGCGCAGCTGCGCGCATTGACTCAAGACGCCCAGCCCCAACCCCGCCCGGTTGTGCTGCGCGCGCCCAACGCCTGA